The following coding sequences lie in one Microbacterium sp. XT11 genomic window:
- a CDS encoding carbon-nitrogen hydrolase family protein: MKFAIGQMVSGDDKAANLAEITRLTEEAAAAGARLAVFPEFAMFDVPVLDEEFVKQGEPLDGPFVTGLAELSRRTGVAIVAGMLERIEGDARGYNTLVLVTPDEGLSRVYHKLHLYDAFGFKESDHIRPGDITGPVTFAIDDVKVGMLTCYDLRFPEAAREHADAGVDLLLYPAAWMPGTRKEDHWNTLARARAIENTFYVAAVSQGPGVGTGGSIIVDPMGITLGEIGESSGIAVADARPERVAQVRSVNPSLANRRFTVAASA, translated from the coding sequence ATGAAGTTCGCGATCGGCCAGATGGTCTCAGGCGACGACAAGGCCGCGAACCTCGCGGAGATCACGCGGCTCACGGAGGAGGCGGCGGCCGCAGGGGCGCGTCTCGCCGTCTTCCCCGAGTTCGCGATGTTCGACGTGCCCGTGCTCGACGAGGAGTTCGTCAAGCAGGGCGAGCCGCTCGACGGCCCGTTCGTGACGGGGCTCGCCGAGCTCTCGCGCCGCACGGGTGTCGCGATCGTCGCCGGCATGCTCGAACGGATCGAGGGCGACGCAAGAGGCTACAACACCCTCGTGCTCGTGACCCCCGACGAGGGGCTCTCGCGCGTCTATCACAAGCTCCACCTGTACGACGCGTTCGGATTCAAGGAGTCCGACCACATCCGCCCTGGCGACATCACCGGTCCGGTGACCTTCGCGATCGACGACGTCAAAGTCGGGATGCTCACCTGTTACGACCTGCGGTTCCCCGAGGCGGCCCGTGAGCACGCCGACGCCGGAGTCGATCTGCTCCTCTACCCCGCGGCGTGGATGCCGGGCACGCGCAAGGAGGACCACTGGAACACGCTCGCCCGCGCCCGCGCGATCGAGAACACCTTCTACGTCGCAGCCGTCTCGCAGGGCCCCGGCGTCGGCACGGGCGGCAGCATCATCGTCGACCCGATGGGCATCACGCTCGGCGAGATCGGTGAGAGCAGCGGCATCGCCGTGGCCGACGCCCGCCCCGAGCGCGTCGCGCAGGTGCGATCGGTCAACCCCTCGCTCGCCAACCGCCGCTTCACCGTCGCCGCGTCGGCCTGA
- a CDS encoding carbohydrate ABC transporter permease yields the protein MTTQALSASPARPQRRRASGIVRRQRVGWLFVAPFLVVFAAFLIFPLIYAFGMSLFSSTLATGTKFVGIDNYIKAFTDPLFLGGIGRVVLYAVVMIPAQLLVALVAALLLDNLATWLSKLSRLLIFAPYAIPVVIGALMWSFLYSPRFGPAGTIFGLFGLDAPNFLSSDSIFFSLVNVVTWQWSGYYMIVIYAALRSIDPAIYEAARIDGANGWQIATRIKVPMISSSMVMVITFALIGTLQFFTEPTVLRSIASGALPADYTPNMYAFALAFSYSQFNYASTIAFSLALVVFVGSFGFLFLTRKQNGLK from the coding sequence ATGACCACTCAGGCACTCAGCGCCTCGCCCGCGAGGCCGCAGCGACGTCGCGCGAGCGGCATCGTCCGCCGTCAGCGCGTCGGCTGGCTGTTCGTCGCGCCGTTCCTCGTCGTGTTCGCGGCCTTCCTGATCTTCCCCCTGATCTACGCGTTCGGGATGAGCCTGTTCAGCTCCACGCTCGCCACCGGGACGAAGTTCGTCGGCATCGACAACTACATCAAGGCGTTCACGGATCCGCTGTTCCTCGGGGGAATTGGACGCGTCGTGCTGTACGCCGTCGTCATGATCCCCGCCCAGCTGCTCGTGGCTCTCGTCGCAGCGCTGCTGCTCGACAACCTGGCGACGTGGCTGTCGAAGCTCTCGCGCCTGCTCATCTTCGCGCCCTACGCCATCCCGGTCGTCATCGGCGCGTTGATGTGGAGCTTCCTCTACAGCCCGCGCTTCGGACCGGCCGGCACGATCTTCGGTCTGTTCGGTCTCGACGCGCCCAACTTCCTGTCGAGCGACTCGATCTTCTTCAGTCTCGTGAACGTGGTCACGTGGCAGTGGTCCGGCTACTACATGATCGTCATCTACGCCGCGCTGCGCTCGATCGATCCGGCGATCTACGAAGCTGCCCGGATCGACGGCGCGAACGGATGGCAGATCGCCACGCGGATCAAGGTTCCGATGATCTCGTCGTCGATGGTGATGGTGATCACGTTCGCGCTGATCGGCACCCTGCAGTTCTTCACCGAGCCGACCGTGCTGCGCTCGATCGCGTCGGGCGCCCTGCCTGCCGACTACACGCCCAACATGTACGCCTTCGCGCTCGCGTTCAGCTACAGCCAGTTCAACTACGCCTCCACGATCGCGTTCTCGCTGGCGCTCGTCGTCTTCGTCGGCTCCTTCGGCTTCCTCTTCCTCACACGCAAGCAGAATGGACTGAAGTGA
- a CDS encoding arabinan endo-1,5-alpha-L-arabinosidase has protein sequence MMRRLSAVAVLAAALVVSGCSAGGARDVSGDLATHDPALVQEDGVWYVYSTGNGTVSDGNVQIRSSRDGVDWRYRGEVWDDKPEWIGERLRGVDNLWAPELVEHDGTWYLYYSASVFGKNTSVIALATNVTLAPDDPDYEWVDQGVVMESDAGDDFNAIDAGIVEDAEGTPWMAFGSFWSGIRMVELEWPSGKRADDAEPLRLADRRTPPNAIEAPYIVEHDGDYFLFVSRDSCCQGVKSTYNVAVGRADAPQGPYLDRDGVPLLEDGGTPVLAGEGARIGPGGQFVFGDTLAVHYYDAELGGAFQLALLPITWDADGWPTVHW, from the coding sequence ATGATGCGCCGTCTGAGTGCCGTCGCCGTCCTGGCGGCGGCACTCGTCGTCTCAGGATGCAGCGCGGGCGGTGCACGGGACGTGAGCGGCGACCTCGCCACTCACGACCCGGCGCTCGTCCAGGAAGACGGCGTCTGGTACGTCTACTCGACCGGCAACGGCACCGTGTCCGACGGCAACGTGCAGATCCGCTCCTCGCGCGACGGCGTCGACTGGCGCTACCGGGGAGAGGTGTGGGACGACAAGCCGGAGTGGATCGGCGAACGGCTCCGCGGCGTCGACAACCTGTGGGCTCCCGAGCTCGTCGAGCACGACGGCACGTGGTACCTGTACTACTCGGCATCCGTGTTCGGGAAGAACACGTCGGTCATCGCCCTCGCCACCAACGTGACGCTCGCCCCCGACGACCCCGACTACGAGTGGGTCGACCAGGGCGTGGTCATGGAGTCGGATGCCGGGGACGACTTCAACGCGATCGACGCGGGGATCGTCGAGGACGCCGAGGGGACGCCATGGATGGCGTTCGGCTCGTTCTGGAGCGGCATCCGCATGGTCGAGCTGGAGTGGCCGAGCGGCAAGCGGGCGGACGACGCGGAGCCGCTGCGGCTCGCCGATCGCAGGACCCCGCCGAACGCGATCGAGGCGCCCTACATCGTCGAGCACGACGGCGACTACTTCCTGTTCGTGTCGCGCGACTCGTGCTGCCAGGGCGTGAAGAGCACCTACAACGTCGCGGTCGGGCGAGCGGACGCGCCGCAGGGGCCGTACCTGGACCGCGACGGGGTGCCGCTGCTCGAAGACGGCGGGACGCCGGTCCTCGCCGGCGAGGGAGCCCGGATCGGTCCGGGTGGGCAGTTCGTGTTCGGCGACACGCTCGCCGTGCACTACTACGACGCGGAGCTGGGCGGAGCCTTCCAGCTCGCGCTTCTGCCGATCACGTGGGATGCCGACGGCTGGCCGACTGTGCACTGGTGA
- a CDS encoding LacI family DNA-binding transcriptional regulator, producing MASLGSEKPGIRHVADLAGVSHMTVSRVLNDHPNIKPDTRRRVLEAIEELDYRPNLVARALATQRTRRIGVIIESAVSFGPTSILRAVEVAARTSGYSVTAVALHEGDAMTPQDAVDNLTTQGVDALCVIAPRSSSVAALRRLSLSVPMLVVKADADRSHHARRRHPAGDDDHHHRRHPARLRAAAARGHPPSRLARPAGHSPRTGRRGRVGFRGGADAG from the coding sequence ATGGCCAGCCTCGGGTCGGAGAAGCCCGGCATCCGCCATGTGGCAGACCTCGCCGGGGTGTCGCACATGACCGTCTCCCGGGTGCTGAACGATCACCCGAACATCAAACCGGACACCCGGCGCCGCGTGCTGGAGGCGATCGAGGAGCTCGACTACCGCCCGAACCTCGTCGCCCGCGCCCTCGCGACGCAGCGCACCCGACGCATCGGCGTCATCATCGAGAGCGCGGTGTCGTTCGGGCCCACCAGCATCCTGCGCGCCGTCGAGGTCGCGGCCCGCACCTCTGGATACTCCGTCACGGCCGTCGCGCTGCACGAGGGCGACGCCATGACGCCGCAGGATGCCGTCGACAACCTCACGACGCAGGGTGTTGACGCGCTGTGCGTGATCGCTCCGCGGTCGTCGTCGGTGGCAGCCCTGCGGCGGCTGTCGCTCAGCGTGCCGATGCTCGTGGTCAAGGCGGATGCCGACCGTTCTCATCACGCGCGACGGCGGCATCCCGCCGGAGATGACGACCATCATCACCGGCGGCATCCTGCTCGTCTTCGTGCTGCTGCAGCGCGCGGTCACCCGCCGTCGCGACTAGCGCGGCCGGCGGGGCACTCCCCCCGCACGGGCAGGCGAGGCCGGGTTGGATTTCGTGGGGGAGCCGATGCTGGCTGA
- a CDS encoding D-arabinono-1,4-lactone oxidase: MSNERNWAGNLAYRAQRVEHPASVDELRELFAEPGSVRMLGTRHCFNDIADTAGVLIALDRMPATYEVDAGRDAVRVAGGLRYGDIAARLHADGLALANLASLPHISIAGAVATGTHGSGDEIRSLAGAVRALTLLGPDGGLVQLQRGDEGFDGAVVSLGALGAVLDVTLDVEPTYQVAQHVFESPGWDAILADLDAVTSVGTSVSIFSRWQQTAHADQIWVKQRVPATRADAGAQRQRREEVMSRLGAVAADGKRHPIIGVDPEACTDQGGVAAPWYERLPHFKLEFTPSAGEEIQSEYLVPRGDAVAAIEAIRSLADRIAPLLLVNEIRTVRADDLWMSSSYGTDAVGLHFTWKPDEAAVRALLPEIEAALPASARPHWGKVFTLDGAEVRARYPRWADFAALAAEHDPERRFVNDYLERLGL, encoded by the coding sequence ATGAGCAACGAGCGCAACTGGGCGGGCAACCTCGCCTATCGGGCCCAGCGGGTCGAGCATCCGGCATCCGTCGACGAGCTGCGCGAGCTGTTCGCGGAGCCGGGATCCGTGCGCATGCTCGGCACCCGGCACTGCTTCAACGACATCGCCGACACCGCGGGCGTGCTCATCGCGCTCGACCGGATGCCGGCGACGTACGAGGTCGACGCCGGCCGCGACGCCGTGCGCGTCGCCGGCGGCCTGCGCTACGGCGACATCGCCGCGCGTCTCCACGCCGACGGGCTCGCTCTCGCGAACCTCGCCTCGCTGCCGCACATCTCGATCGCGGGCGCTGTCGCGACCGGGACCCACGGCTCGGGCGACGAGATCCGCTCCCTCGCCGGCGCCGTGCGCGCGCTCACGCTCCTGGGGCCCGACGGTGGACTCGTGCAGCTCCAGCGCGGGGACGAGGGCTTCGACGGCGCCGTCGTGAGCCTCGGCGCGCTGGGCGCCGTGCTCGACGTGACGCTCGACGTCGAACCGACGTACCAGGTCGCGCAGCACGTGTTCGAGAGCCCCGGGTGGGACGCGATCCTCGCCGATCTCGACGCCGTCACGAGCGTGGGCACCAGCGTGAGCATCTTCTCGCGGTGGCAGCAGACCGCGCACGCCGACCAGATCTGGGTCAAGCAGCGCGTCCCCGCCACGCGCGCGGACGCCGGGGCGCAGCGGCAGCGCCGCGAGGAGGTCATGTCGCGCCTCGGGGCCGTCGCGGCCGACGGCAAGCGGCATCCGATCATCGGGGTGGACCCGGAGGCGTGCACCGACCAGGGCGGCGTGGCAGCTCCCTGGTACGAACGGCTGCCGCACTTCAAGCTCGAGTTCACGCCGTCGGCGGGCGAGGAGATCCAGAGCGAGTACCTCGTGCCGCGCGGGGACGCCGTCGCCGCGATCGAGGCCATCCGCTCCCTGGCCGACCGCATCGCGCCGCTGCTGCTCGTGAACGAGATCCGCACGGTGCGCGCGGACGACCTGTGGATGAGCTCCTCCTACGGCACGGATGCCGTGGGCCTGCACTTCACGTGGAAGCCCGACGAGGCCGCGGTCCGGGCGCTCCTGCCCGAGATCGAGGCCGCGCTGCCGGCATCCGCTCGTCCGCACTGGGGCAAGGTGTTCACGCTCGACGGCGCGGAGGTGCGGGCGCGCTATCCGCGCTGGGCCGACTTCGCCGCGCTCGCCGCGGAGCACGACCCCGAGCGCCGTTTCGTCAACGACTATCTGGAGCGCCTCGGTCTCTGA
- a CDS encoding substrate-binding domain-containing protein: protein MLAEWTEHWGRDAGALLLQRHPEIDAIFCGSDQIARGVLDSARDLGRSVPDDLAVIGYDNWEVLATNARPELTSIDANLQQLGRQAALRVFDAIDGIDIGEGTHHLPVRLVIRGSTIPRR, encoded by the coding sequence ATGCTGGCTGAGTGGACGGAGCACTGGGGGCGAGACGCAGGCGCGCTCCTGCTGCAGCGGCATCCGGAGATCGATGCGATCTTCTGCGGCTCCGACCAGATCGCGCGCGGCGTGCTGGATTCCGCGCGCGATCTGGGCCGCTCCGTACCCGACGACCTGGCAGTGATCGGGTACGACAACTGGGAGGTGCTCGCGACCAACGCACGGCCGGAGCTGACGAGCATCGACGCCAACCTGCAGCAGCTGGGCCGTCAGGCCGCGCTGCGGGTGTTCGACGCGATCGATGGGATCGACATCGGAGAAGGCACTCACCACCTGCCGGTGCGGCTCGTGATCAGGGGGTCGACGATCCCGCGGCGCTGA
- a CDS encoding carbohydrate ABC transporter permease → MAIPTASRPAEPTSDSTRLIVTGGGRSRRRPPRGTAQGGRRIGSHVLLLILALYFVIPIWWLFVAATKSTGGLFGSGAFWFDDPGQFFVNIAGLFEHQGGIYWRWLGNSFLYAFVSGIGATVVAVLAGYGFAKYAFRGRGFVFGMILGSVMVPLTALVIPQFMLLSEYGLINTGWAVILPSLLNPFGVYLMRVYTQDSVPDELLEAARIDGAGEWRTFATIVVPLLRPAIVTVLLLSVVGTWNNFFLPLAMLTNPETLPVTVGLNRWLALSNAGAGGEQVWNLITSGAFISVLPLLLSFLLLQRYWQGGLTLGSVK, encoded by the coding sequence ATGGCCATTCCCACCGCATCCCGGCCGGCCGAGCCCACGAGCGACAGCACCCGGCTCATCGTCACAGGCGGCGGGCGCTCACGCCGTCGACCGCCCAGGGGCACCGCGCAGGGCGGCCGGCGCATCGGCTCCCATGTGCTCCTCCTCATCCTGGCGCTGTACTTCGTCATCCCGATCTGGTGGCTGTTCGTCGCGGCGACCAAGAGCACCGGCGGACTCTTCGGCAGCGGCGCGTTCTGGTTCGACGACCCCGGTCAGTTCTTCGTGAACATCGCCGGCCTCTTCGAGCACCAGGGCGGCATCTACTGGCGCTGGCTCGGCAACTCGTTCCTCTACGCCTTCGTGTCGGGGATCGGTGCGACCGTCGTCGCGGTGCTCGCCGGCTACGGCTTCGCCAAGTACGCCTTCCGTGGGCGAGGCTTCGTGTTCGGCATGATCCTCGGATCGGTCATGGTGCCGCTCACCGCCCTCGTCATCCCGCAGTTCATGCTGCTCAGCGAGTACGGGCTCATCAACACGGGCTGGGCGGTCATCCTCCCGTCGCTGTTGAACCCGTTCGGCGTGTACCTGATGCGCGTGTACACGCAGGACTCGGTGCCGGACGAGCTGCTCGAGGCGGCGCGCATCGACGGCGCCGGCGAGTGGCGCACCTTCGCCACGATCGTCGTCCCGTTGCTGCGCCCGGCGATCGTCACCGTACTGCTGCTGAGCGTCGTGGGCACCTGGAACAACTTCTTCCTGCCGCTGGCGATGCTCACCAACCCCGAGACGCTGCCGGTCACCGTCGGGCTGAACCGCTGGCTGGCCCTGTCGAACGCCGGTGCCGGCGGCGAGCAGGTGTGGAACCTCATCACCTCGGGCGCGTTCATCTCGGTGCTCCCACTGCTGTTGTCGTTCCTGCTCCTCCAGCGCTACTGGCAGGGCGGGCTGACGCTCGGCAGCGTCAAGTGA
- the arfA gene encoding arabinosylfuranosidase ArfA: MPTARLTIDPHFVAGRIQRRLFGGFVEHLGRHVYDGIYEPGHPTADAEGFRQDVIELVRELGVSTIRYPGGNFVSGFRWEDSVGPREQRPRRLDLAWHSTETNEVGLHEFASWLEKVGSDLMMAVNLGTRGTLEALDLLEYSNIRGGTTLSELRRKNGRDEPFAVEMWCLGNEMDGPWQLGHRSADDYGKIASQTAKGMRQLDPDVKLVVCGSSSAHMPTFGEWERVVLSHTYDDVDYISCHAYYEEKGGDIGSFLASAVDMDHFIETVIATADHVGAVRGSTKKIDISFDEWNVWYIDRFHGVDKIEGIDNWPVAPRLLEDVYSVVDAVVFGNLMISLIKHADRVTSASLAQLVNVIAPIMTEPGGPAWRQTTFYPFSITSRLAQGDALELKLDAPTYETALYGEVPLVDAVATHDAEAGRSAVFLVNRSTTEAITVTVDIAGLGDVSVLEAHTLSDDDVYAKNTLEQPERVTVHGNDTVRIEGGELTVTLPPVSWSAIALG, translated from the coding sequence ATGCCCACCGCACGTCTGACCATCGACCCGCACTTCGTCGCCGGGCGCATCCAGCGTCGCCTGTTCGGCGGCTTCGTCGAGCACCTCGGCCGCCACGTCTACGACGGCATCTACGAACCGGGCCACCCGACGGCGGATGCCGAGGGCTTCCGGCAGGACGTCATCGAGCTCGTCCGCGAGCTCGGAGTCTCCACGATCCGCTACCCCGGTGGCAACTTCGTGTCGGGCTTCCGCTGGGAGGACTCCGTCGGCCCGCGCGAGCAGCGCCCGCGCCGCCTCGACCTGGCGTGGCACTCGACCGAGACCAATGAGGTCGGGCTGCACGAGTTCGCCTCCTGGCTCGAGAAGGTCGGCAGCGACCTCATGATGGCGGTGAACCTCGGCACGCGCGGCACGCTCGAGGCGCTCGACCTCCTCGAGTACTCGAACATCCGCGGCGGCACGACGCTGAGCGAGCTGCGCCGCAAGAACGGCCGGGACGAGCCGTTCGCGGTCGAGATGTGGTGCCTGGGCAATGAGATGGACGGTCCGTGGCAGCTCGGCCACCGCTCCGCCGACGACTACGGCAAGATCGCCTCGCAGACGGCCAAGGGCATGCGCCAGCTGGACCCCGACGTGAAACTCGTCGTCTGCGGCTCGTCGAGCGCGCACATGCCGACCTTCGGCGAGTGGGAGCGTGTCGTCCTCAGCCACACGTACGACGACGTCGACTACATCTCGTGCCACGCCTACTACGAGGAGAAGGGCGGCGACATCGGTTCGTTCCTCGCCTCGGCCGTCGACATGGACCACTTCATCGAGACGGTGATCGCCACCGCCGACCACGTCGGCGCGGTGCGCGGGAGCACGAAGAAGATCGACATCTCCTTCGACGAGTGGAACGTCTGGTACATCGACCGGTTCCACGGCGTCGACAAGATCGAGGGCATCGACAACTGGCCCGTCGCTCCGCGCCTGCTGGAGGACGTGTACTCGGTCGTCGACGCGGTCGTGTTCGGCAACCTCATGATCTCGCTCATCAAGCACGCCGACCGGGTCACGAGCGCGTCGCTCGCGCAGCTGGTCAACGTGATCGCGCCCATCATGACCGAGCCCGGCGGGCCGGCGTGGCGGCAGACGACGTTCTACCCGTTCTCGATCACCTCGCGGCTCGCGCAGGGCGACGCCCTCGAGCTCAAGCTCGACGCGCCGACCTATGAGACCGCGCTGTACGGCGAGGTGCCCCTCGTCGACGCCGTGGCGACCCACGACGCCGAAGCGGGGCGCTCTGCGGTCTTCCTCGTGAACCGCAGCACGACGGAGGCCATCACGGTGACGGTGGACATCGCCGGCCTCGGCGACGTGTCGGTGCTCGAGGCCCACACCCTCAGCGATGACGACGTGTACGCCAAGAACACGCTCGAGCAGCCCGAGCGCGTCACGGTGCACGGCAACGACACGGTGCGGATCGAGGGCGGCGAGCTGACCGTCACGCTGCCGCCCGTCTCCTGGTCCGCGATCGCGCTGGGCTGA
- a CDS encoding HpcH/HpaI aldolase family protein yields the protein MTHTLKQGAWLSDGSSAIGEIVAGLGYDFVVLDIEHGSFDLAVLERFIPLLKGLGLEVLSKVLVPERGAIQQALDFGSDGVIIPHIEGLEHAKRITDFAKFPPLGSRSLAGGRTMNYRGYSDEWIAAQDRDIKVFPMVEDPRALRDVEAIAALPTVDGIFIGPGDLAAMSGRGAYRQTEADFDDFRRIIAAARANGKPWVLPAWTTVEKEFAIAEKADYVLLTMQHAAISEGYGNARALMDQLIAGASAAGAS from the coding sequence ATGACTCACACGCTCAAGCAGGGGGCCTGGCTCTCGGACGGCAGCAGCGCGATCGGCGAGATCGTCGCGGGCCTCGGCTACGACTTCGTCGTGCTCGACATCGAGCACGGATCGTTCGACCTCGCGGTCCTGGAGCGCTTCATCCCGCTGCTCAAGGGCCTGGGACTCGAGGTACTGTCGAAGGTGCTCGTGCCCGAGCGCGGCGCGATCCAGCAGGCGCTCGACTTCGGGTCCGACGGCGTGATCATCCCGCACATCGAGGGACTGGAGCACGCCAAGCGCATCACCGACTTCGCCAAGTTCCCCCCGCTCGGCTCGCGCAGCCTCGCCGGCGGCCGCACGATGAACTACCGCGGGTACTCCGACGAATGGATCGCGGCGCAGGACCGTGACATCAAGGTGTTCCCGATGGTCGAGGACCCGCGCGCCCTGCGCGACGTCGAGGCGATCGCGGCGCTGCCGACGGTCGACGGCATCTTCATCGGCCCGGGCGATCTCGCGGCCATGAGCGGGCGCGGCGCCTACCGCCAGACCGAGGCCGACTTCGACGACTTCCGCCGGATCATCGCCGCCGCGCGCGCGAACGGCAAGCCGTGGGTGCTGCCGGCGTGGACGACGGTCGAGAAGGAATTCGCGATCGCCGAGAAGGCCGACTACGTGCTGCTGACGATGCAGCACGCCGCCATCTCCGAGGGCTACGGCAACGCCCGCGCGCTCATGGACCAGCTCATCGCCGGCGCTTCGGCGGCCGGGGCATCCTGA
- a CDS encoding HD domain-containing protein has product MRISDFPVPDTAAARGARELMHEYHSPALVNHVQRSWLWAEAFAVVEGREGVDHELLYAAALLHDIGLAPAFDNHLLGYEEAGGHVGEAMAAGAGWPRERRVRINEVIVRHNCPEVDPGFDLEGYLLETATGLDISGRRAEDIPLEFRREVLAAHPRLALAEEFGTGVSEQAERKPHSHARRLLDGGLTAKLADNPLERL; this is encoded by the coding sequence ATGCGCATCTCGGATTTCCCCGTTCCCGACACTGCGGCGGCGCGCGGCGCCCGCGAGCTGATGCACGAGTACCACTCCCCCGCGCTGGTCAACCACGTGCAGCGGTCGTGGCTGTGGGCGGAGGCGTTCGCCGTGGTCGAGGGGCGCGAGGGCGTCGACCACGAGCTCCTCTACGCCGCGGCCCTGCTGCACGACATCGGGCTGGCGCCGGCGTTCGACAACCACCTGCTCGGATACGAGGAGGCCGGCGGGCACGTCGGCGAGGCGATGGCGGCCGGCGCCGGCTGGCCACGCGAACGCCGTGTGCGCATCAACGAGGTCATCGTGCGGCACAACTGCCCCGAGGTCGACCCGGGGTTCGACCTCGAGGGGTATCTGCTCGAGACGGCCACGGGTCTCGACATCTCGGGTCGCCGCGCGGAGGACATCCCGCTCGAGTTCCGGCGCGAGGTGCTGGCGGCCCACCCCCGCCTCGCTCTCGCGGAGGAGTTCGGCACAGGCGTCAGCGAGCAGGCCGAGCGCAAGCCGCACAGTCATGCACGCCGCCTGCTCGACGGCGGCCTCACCGCAAAGCTGGCGGACAACCCGCTCGAGAGGCTCTGA